CAGCAGGGCCAGCGGGTCGGGGCCGTAGGCGTCCTGTCTTGCATCGCTGTCCTGGCCCAGGGCCGCCAGCTCGCGCTCAGCCATCTGGCCATGGCGCAGACGGTCCAGGGCGCGGTGCTTGGCGCTGGTCATCAGCCAGGCGGCGGGGTTGCGCGGCAGGCCCTCGGCGGGCCAATGCTCCAGCGCGGCCAGCAGCGCGTCTTGCGCGCAGTCCTCGGCCAGGGCCAGGTCGCGCGTCAGGCGCATCAAGGCGCCGACGATCTTGCCGGCCTCCAGGCGCCAGACGGCCTGGATGGTGCGGGCGATGTCCATGAAACGGTGGGCGCGCGGCCTCTCAAACGTCCGGGTCGACGAAGAAGACCCGCAGCTCCTGGGCACAGCGGCAGGCCGTGGCCAGTCGGGCGGCCCAGGCCTGGGCGGCCTCGGGCGAGGGCAGCTCGAACACCGCAAAGCCGCCATCCAGTTGCGGGCCGTCCGGGTAGCCGCCGGGGTGGACGCGGCCATCTGCGGC
Above is a window of Inhella inkyongensis DNA encoding:
- a CDS encoding YciI family protein, whose amino-acid sequence is MPKYLISFPAAAMQVPEAELEAMGQAARAVVAQAKAAGVFVFAGGIDTRTPPVRVAADGRVHPGGYPDGPQLDGGFAVFELPSPEAAQAWAARLATACRCAQELRVFFVDPDV